A window from Hoeflea sp. IMCC20628 encodes these proteins:
- a CDS encoding response regulator — protein sequence MSTLSMRIAPHLPYLRRFSRAVTGSQTSGDAFVAAMLEALIADLSIFPKSGNDRVALYGLYSKLFDSLSVPVPEYPTPFGWEKKAAANLEAVTPDARKAFLLIAVEGFTPEETAEILGVDKDGVSELIDKAAKEISDQVATDIMIIEDEPLIAMDIEDMVEALGHRVTGIARTHTEAMELYNRTKPKMVLADIQLADGSSGIDAVNDILKNDTLPVIFITAFPERLLTGEKPEPAFLVTKPFNPDMVKALISQALFFNTATETMKLTGTN from the coding sequence ATGTCGACACTTTCCATGCGCATTGCGCCGCACCTGCCTTATCTCCGTCGCTTCTCGCGCGCAGTCACCGGATCCCAGACATCCGGAGACGCTTTTGTCGCCGCCATGCTTGAGGCCTTGATTGCCGATCTCAGCATTTTTCCGAAATCCGGCAACGACCGCGTTGCGCTATACGGTCTGTATTCCAAACTCTTTGACAGCCTTTCGGTTCCGGTGCCCGAATATCCGACACCGTTTGGCTGGGAAAAGAAGGCTGCGGCGAATCTCGAGGCGGTTACGCCTGATGCGCGCAAGGCATTTCTGCTGATCGCGGTAGAGGGGTTCACGCCCGAGGAGACTGCCGAGATTCTCGGTGTGGACAAGGACGGAGTATCCGAACTGATCGACAAGGCCGCCAAGGAAATATCCGATCAGGTCGCCACCGACATCATGATCATCGAAGACGAACCGCTGATCGCCATGGATATCGAGGATATGGTTGAGGCACTCGGCCACCGCGTGACTGGAATTGCCCGGACCCATACCGAAGCAATGGAGCTGTACAACCGGACCAAGCCGAAAATGGTGCTGGCCGACATTCAACTGGCTGACGGAAGCTCCGGTATCGACGCGGTCAATGATATCCTGAAGAACGATACGCTGCCGGTGATCTTCATTACCGCTTTCCCGGAGCGCTTGTTGACAGGCGAGAAGCCGGAACCGGCGTTTTTGGTCACCAAGCCGTTCAACCCGGATATGGTCAAGGCGCTGATCAGCCAGGCGCTATTTTTCAACACCGCCACAGAAACGATGAAGCTGACCGGAACCAATTAG
- a CDS encoding DUF1328 domain-containing protein, which translates to MLYYALVFLVVAIIAGVLGFGGIAGASAGIAQFLFFLFLAFLVISLVLNFVRKV; encoded by the coding sequence ATGCTTTACTACGCTCTCGTATTTCTTGTCGTCGCCATCATCGCTGGCGTCCTTGGGTTCGGTGGAATTGCCGGCGCCTCGGCCGGCATCGCTCAATTTCTGTTCTTCCTTTTTCTGGCGTTTCTGGTCATTTCTCTGGTGCTGAATTTTGTCCGGAAGGTTTGA